A portion of the Gossypium arboreum isolate Shixiya-1 chromosome 8, ASM2569848v2, whole genome shotgun sequence genome contains these proteins:
- the LOC108467901 gene encoding 1-aminocyclopropane-1-carboxylate oxidase 3-like: MATFPVINLEKLNGDERSRIMEQIKDACENWGFFEVMNHGIPHDFMDTVERLTKEHYKKCMEQRFKELVASKALEGLEAEVTDMDWESTFYLRHLPESNMAEIPDLSDEYRKVMKEFAVKLEKLAEELLDLFCENIGLEKGYLKKAFYGAKGPTFGTKVSNYPPCPTPDKIKGLRAHTDAGGIILLFQDPVVGGLQLLKDGEWVDVPPLRHSIVINLGDQLEVITNGKYKSVEHRVIAQTDGTRMSLASFYNPGSDAVIYPAPALVEKEAEEKNKQVYPKFVFEDYMKLYAGLKFQAKEPRFEAMKAMEATAPIATA; this comes from the exons ATGGCTACTTTCCCAGTTATCAACTTAGAGAAGCTTAATGGTGATGAGAGATCAAGAATCATGGAGCAAATCAAGGATGCTTGTGAAAACTGGGGCTTTTTTGAG GTGATGAACCATGGGATTCCACATGATTTTATGGACACTGTTGAGAGGTTAACAAAAGAACATTACAAGAAATGTATGGAACAAAGGTTTAAAGAACTGGTAGCAAGCAAGGCTCTTGAAGGACTTGAGGCTGAAGTTACGGATATGGATTGGGAAAGTACATTTTACTTGCGCCATCTCCCTGAATCAAACATGGCTGAAATCCCAGATCTCAGTGATGAATATAG GAAAGTGATGAAGGAATTTGCAGTGAAATTGGAGAAACTAGCAGAGGAGTTGTTGGATTTGTTTTGTGAGAATATTGGATTAGAGAAGGGGTATTTGAAAAAGGCGTTTTATGGGGCAAAAGGTCCAACCTTTGGCACCAAAGTTAGCAACTATCCACCATGTCCGACCCCAGACAAAATCAAGGGGCTCAGAGCCCATACTGATGCAGGTGGCATCATCTTGCTGTTCCAAGACCCCGTCGTCGGCGGCCTTCAGCTTCTTAAAGACGGCGAGTGGGTCGATGTTCCACCGCTCCGCCACTCCATCGTCATCAACCTCGGTGATCAGCTCGAG GTGATCACCAATGGCAAGTACAAGAGTGTGGAGCACCGAGTCATAGCCCAAACCGATGGAACTCGGATGTCTTTAGCTTCATTCTACAACCCCGGCAGCGACGCTGTCATCTATCCGGCGCCGGCGTTGGTGGAGAAAGAAGCTGAGGAAAAGAACAAACAGGTTTACCCCAAATTTGTGTTTGAAGACTACATGAAACTGTATGCAGGACTGAAATTCCAGGCCAAGGAACCAAGGTTTGAAGCCATGAAAGCGATGGAAGCTACTGCTCCCATTGCAAcagcttaa